One Lasioglossum baleicum chromosome 6, iyLasBale1, whole genome shotgun sequence genomic window carries:
- the Tefu gene encoding serine/threonine-protein kinase tefu isoform X4, whose protein sequence is MLCCTLYLFKVVFKMSKYSERIQEILKTASGKKVLDKKKCVLDLLELYENQEALNEICINSEQNVQGVINWSYIIHTVHKVVLNETDRHASKDSYGRAIIIERQNTCLLMRKTVQYANSYKIPLLKCSDIIPLILQILGTSIYEYYHETYMHILVLYVLPLRTYHVKMLPEQWQELLKICILLYKNVSSIVNKRTTLEALQMIAHYGCLYSDLLPNLKETPPFLETVFLDVKTNQEILAESAYKLAHTVCRQIAIECRHNLCQFSENVLPNIISLKSSIEKYKLLLLFNQIHHPKGICKVDDGAYASNWEKWCAILKSMYLMILKDLKADVLPKSFTYLASEVFKQILENTDIVIERTSLDESDCINVVKKRRIASKMDGLIDIISGNNSEEAWPRIQILTVLLKKYPECLKSHDLAEFLKILVNLLTQSCKEEIIMDNLYDLCAILLTNEKILSTTCIENSNIYWDKIWDILLRSLNVNQNEISTHKLTQLFIINNKITKPNVLLRLYLTNVIKWSVMSLRTLIILCKYLSLPSDITMFNINTCSPTMNSDSVRLCLLKWALNIPWHKLATEIVIDELCLLLISITSKSKYEKQIEFKENSTNNSCDCLNNEELSYEEIENAYLLLKYKTNLFIDKEKDDIHCDIKLNEKILYMQDIVTSLQVQLCNTLDEGSGNDDIYIRIIKIAIVAKVISMMKQLNMINNDEIFLQQTMKTHLNSVYTLLANIDPSKSKYTYLCNVTKALNILYGTLYDTEISKIIILSSTPEMLRNTFSLMNIEDNEIADYETTKDYYENYSSFQIKRRALDQNIQEKWCNFCDKGTIRIQTSKALALFCCMNVGEEKCEIQRKLMDNLLKIDMYDLSRTFNFKMAVTVLESLLNYDKQNLSKNHGETPLKDVLALYQECREDETAVRYIFNILPYFLRYAVDYNFYLDDLINIISQQNRHKKKYGFRVHIEITKCILRIIHISPTLLYYIVPNEVDHMMPIMDSILSSLTNSLFIVQLEAIKCIREIYLSKKIDFKWKEILFMQIENSINKLVISSQSMCVDESETRIAGALLGLIAIVFSNGTFQCRALLTMLHFIMDKKIDIQIIPRALGTITNQIRYISLIEDNLSYLITCWYNSRYSSESFPWQLVQCSSEEQFYETHINMLAFIKFQSFKLSNVASLCNYVTLSFQQIIENIFPQVIPWLLYCINEDDDSGKKKLAGKVIQSILRDTYAKIGDSDAIRGTGSSHLQDHSTRIQHYLAQDVELSFGNMSVNKEIAYGPHQSGFQNLLDNMIYAMSTHNEKVDEDIQYECAWRLGNWNFSVINQAQSDCKLKSQIVESDYHFYHYQALKYFHEGNEIGIQNAIGNARISIVKALKNISLESSKTVYEKLMQLQLIREIEELSSAKPDEHEKVLQKWQQQDISNFNELQYIEPILTQRTIMYQINNALVDSVQMKDALYNTYLNILKIAADKENLRIATRSLAALAKQTDLPPKVQDQMLYQESLLARLRNDLEIGRFLLRNLMHKDTLDTNLRAQVLRVYGDWMAETKSENPQTVIEEYYMKSVDASTSINEQTADSIKNLHNTQVALARFADVQYEQICAHMKSPQFESLKECITSTEEVSALSMSKDKDVRRAFILNHKQNINDAAELKHIQKERDNYLTLALQYYLLVLQQSEDYNLLIFRIVALWLDNIKQTDVNHLLNENLQRIPSFKFIPLIPQLAAHINNVSDAFSEKIYSIMEHCALEHPHHTLPVLLALKNLYGDYEYSTTQANNVVEPRVLGARKLLQELTRTNIRLIVHEMEKLSHSLVMLANLETSTRKPGSMVNIPKNQEILKVKNFNNVLVPTLTINVKSSRNYNNIIGISKYSGTYETVGGLNTPKKIICIGTDGISRYQLVKGKDDLRQDAVMQQVFSVMNILLKAYKETKRRKLMIRTYKVVPLTQRSGILEWCDNTVPIIFILIGSNPNSGFHVKYYPKDYTAKDCRDKLSAVEKASTDAKLKAFTDCCAHMHPVLHHFFMEKYPSPETWFERRLAYTRSIATTSIAGYILGLGDRHLNNILLDQTTAEVIHIDFGIAFEQGKVLPIPETIPFRLTQNIEAAMGVSGIEGTMRQCCEKTLTVLRDQRQIIITLLQVLLYDPLFTWTITPAKARNIQSGSSSKQVEINQSSTGTNKTAGRALLRIEQKLQGTEEGLASSISGQVERLIQQARDPMNLSRIYCGWQPYL, encoded by the exons ATGCTGTGTTGTACGTTGTACTTGTTCAAAGTTGTGTTTAAAATGTCAAAGTATTCAGAAAGAATTcaggaaatattaaaaactgCAAGTGGTAAGAAAGTTCTAGACAAAAAA AAGTGTGTGCTTGATTTGTTAGAGTTATATGAAAATCAAGAAGCGCTAAACGAGATATGTATTAATTCAGAACAAAATGTACAAGGTGTTATAAACTGGTCATATATAATCCATACAGTTCATAAAGTTGTATTGAAT GAAACAGATAGACATGCTTCTAAGGATTCTTATGGCAGAGCAATAATTATTGAAAGACAAAACACATGTCTGCTTATGAGGAAAACAGTTCAATATGCGAACTCTTATAAAATACCACTTCTGAAGTGCTCGGATATAATACCATTAATTTTGCAAATACTAGGAACAAGTATATATGAATATTACCATGAAACTTACATGCACATATTGGTATTGTATGTACTGCCACTTAGAACATATCACGTGAAGATGTTACCTGAACAGTGGCAAGAGTTATTGAAGATATGTATTCTATTATATAAGAATGTATCTTCAATTGTAAATAAACGTACTACTTTAGAAGCATTACAAATGATTGCACATTATGGTTGTTTATACTCGGATCTTCTACCAAACTTGAAAGAAACACCGCCATTTTTAG aaactgtatttcttgatgtaaaaacaaatcaAGAAATCTTGGCAGAATCAGCTTATAAGCTTGCGCATACAGTATGTCGACAAATTGCAATAGAATGTAGACATAATCTTTGCCAATTTAGCGAGAATGTCTTACCAAATATAATTAGTTTAAAAAGTTCTATAGAAAAGTATAAACTTTTACTGCTTTTTAATCAAATTCACCATCCCAAAGGAATATGTAAAGTCGATGATGGTGCTTATGCTAGTAACTGGGAAAAGTGGTGTGCAATACTTAAAAGTATGTATTTAATGATATTAAAAGATTTGAAAGCAGACGTGCTTCCAAAAAGTTTTACTTATCTTGCGAGCGAag tttTCAAACAAATATTAGAAAATACAGACATTGTTATTGAAAGAACATCACTCGATGAATCTGACTGTATTAATGtagtaaaaaaaagaagaattgcCAGTAAAATGGATGGACTAATTGACATAATTAGTGGTAATAACAGTGAAGAAGCATGGCCAAGAATACAGATATTAACAGTATTACTTAAAAAATATCCTGAATGTTTGAAATCTCACGATCTTGCagaattcttaaaaattttagTAAATCTTCTTACACAGTCCTGTAAAGAAGAAATTATCATGGATAATTTATATGATTTATGTGCCATTCTattaacaaatgaaaaaatattatcTACCACGTGTATAGAGAACTCAAATATATATTGGGATAAAATATGGGATATTTTATTGAG GTCTCTTAATGTGAATCAAAACGAGATATCAACTCATAAACTTACACAACTCTTcatcataaataataaaataacaaagccAAATGTGCTCTTGAGACTTTATCTTACAAATGTTATCAAATGGTCAGTTATGAGTCTTCGTACATTAATAATACTTTGCAAATATCTATCATTACCATCTGATATAACAATGTTTAACATAAATACATGTTCTCCAACAATGAATTCAGATTCTGTGAGATTATGTCTATTAAAATGGGCATTGAATATACCCTGGCATAAACTGGCCACAGAAATAGTAATTGATGAGTTGTGTTTGTTACTGATTAGTATTACATCAAAATCGAAGTATGAAAAACAGATCgaatttaaagaaaatagtacgaACAATTCATGTGATTGTTTAAATAATGAGGAACTATCttacgaagaaattgaaaatgccTACCTACTATTAAAATACAAAACAAATTTGTTCATTGACAAAGAAAAAGATGATATTCATTGTGatataaaattgaatgaaaagatattgtatatgcaaGATATTGTAACTTCTTTGCAAGTTCAGTTATGTAACACATTAGACGAAGGTAGTGGTAATGATGACATATACataagaataataaaaattgctataGTAGCAAAAGTAATATCAATGATGAAACAGTTGAATATGATAAATAATGATGAgatatttcttcagcaaacaaTGAAAACACATCTAAACTCTGTTTATACTTTATTGGCGAACATAGATCCATCAAAAAGTAAATATACGTATCTGTGTAATGTCACAAAAGCACTTAATATATTGTATGGAACATTATACGATACAGAAATCTCAAAGATAATCATTTTATCTTCAACACCAGAGATGTTAAGAAATACATTTAGTTTAATGAATATTGAAGATAACGAAATTGCTGATTATGAGACAACTAAGGATTACTATGAAAATTATAGCTCTTTTCAAATTAAACGGAGAGCTTTAGATCAAAATATACAGGAAAAATGGTGTAATTTCTGCGACAAAGGCACAATTAGAATACAAACATCGAAAGCTTTAGCATTATTTTGTTGTATGAACGTGGGAGAAGAAAAATGTGAAATTCAAAGAAAACTCATGGACAATTTGCTCAAAATAGATATGTATGATTTGTCTCgtacatttaattttaaaatggcTGTTACAGTTTTAGAATCACTGTTAAACTACGACaaacaaaatttgtcaaaaaaTCACGGAGAAACACCATTGAAAGATGTATTGGCATTATATCAGGAATGTCGGGAAGATGAAACTGCTGTtcgttatatattcaatattttaccATACTTTCTCAGGTATGCTgtagattataatttttatttagacgATTTAATAAACATCATTTCACAACAGAATCGACATAAAAAGAAATATGGTTTTCGTGTTCATATAGAAATTACCAAATGCATTTTAAGAATTATTCATATCAGTCCCACGCTTCTTTATTATATAGTACCTAATGAGGTCGATCATATGATGCCAATAATGGACAGTATTTTATCATCGCTTACCAATTCTTTGTTTATCGTGCAGTTAGAAGCAATCAAATGTATACGAGAAATAtacctttcgaaaaaaattgatttcaaatGGAAAGAGATATTGTTTATGCAAATAGAAAACTCGATAAATAAGTTAGTAATTAGTAGTCAGAGCATGTGTGTTGACGAAAGCGAAACTAGAATAGCAGGCGCACTTTTGGGACTAATAGCAATAGTATTTAGTAATGGAACATTTCAATGCCGTGCTTTATTGACAATGTTACATTTTATTATGGACAAAAAAATAGACATTCAGATAATACCAAGGGCATTAGGTACTATAACAAACCAAATAAGATACATAAGTCTCATCGAAGATAATTTaagttatttaataacatgttggTACAATTCAAGATATTCATCAGAGTCATTTCCATGGCAGTTAGTGCAATGTAGTTCGGAAGAGCAATTTTATGAGACACATATTAATATGCTtgcatttattaaatttcaaagtttCAAGCTATCTAATGTTGCATCGCTTTGTAATTATGTTACATTATCATTCCaacaaattattgaaaatatttttccacaAGTAATACCTTGGCTTTTATACTGTATCAACGAAGACGATGACAgtggtaaaaaaaaattagcag GAAAAGTGATACAAAGTATACTCAGAGACACATATGCAAAAATAGGTGATTCCGATGCCATTCGTGGCACCGGATCTTCACATTTACAAGACCATTCGACTCGTATACAACATTATCTGGCACAAGATGTTGAGCTTTCTTTTGGAAATATGTCAGTGAACAAAG AAATAGCTTATGGGCCCCATCAATCTGGTTTTCAAAATTTACTTGACAATATGATATATGCCATGTCCACACATAATGAAAAAGTAGATGAAGATATCCAATACGAATGTGCGTGGAGACTCGGCAATTGGAATTTCTCTGTAATAAACCAGGCACAAAGtgattgtaaattaaaatcacAAATAGTTGAATCTGATTATCATTTTTACCATTATCAAGCATTAAAGTACTTTCATGAAGGTaacgaaataggtatacaaaatgCAATTGGAAATGCTCGTATCAGTATCGTCAAAGCCCTTAAGAATATTAGTTTAG AAAGCAGCAAAACTGTATATGAAAAATTAATGCAGTTACAATTAATtcgtgaaattgaagagttaagTTCAGCAAAACCAGACGAACATGAAAAAGTATTGCAAAAATGGCAACAACAAGACATATCAAATTTTAATGAACTGCAATATATTGAACCCATATTAACTCAAAGAACAATTATGTATCAGATAAATAATGCTTTAGTTGATAGCGTGCAGATGAAGGATGCACTTTACAATACAtacttaaatatattaaaaatagcgGCGGATAAAGAAAATTTACGTATTGCTACACGTTCGCTAG CTGCACTAGCGAAACAAACAGACCTGCCCCCAAAAGTTCAAGATCAAATGCTTTATCAAGAATCTCTGTTAGCACGTCTTAGAAATGATTTGGAAATTGGACGATTTCTTTTACGTAATTTAATGCACAAGGATACCTTAGATACAAATCTACGAGCTCAGGTGCTGAGAGTTTACGGTGACTGGATGGCTGAAACAAAATCGGAGAATCCTCAG acTGTAATAGAAGAATATTACATGAAATCTGTAGATGCGAGCACTTCTATCAATGAACAAACTGCTGATAGCATTAAGAATTTACATAATACACAAGTAGCATTAGCACGATTCGCTGATGTTCAATATGAACAGATATGCGCCCATATGAAATCTCCTCAATTTGAAAGTCTTAAAGAATGCATTACGTCTACGGAAGAAGTCAGTGCGTTGTCGATGAGTAAGGACAAAGATGTTAGAAGAGCGTTTATTCTAAATCACAAACAAAATATAAATGATGCTGCAGAACTAAAGCATATACAGAAAGAAAGAGATAATTATTTAACTTTAGCATTACA ATACTATTTACTAGTGTTACAACAAAGCGAAGATTATAATTTACTAATATTTAGAATAGTAGCTCTCTGGTTAGACAACATAAAACAAACAGATGTTAATCATCTCTTAAATGAGAATCTTCAGAGAATACCGTCTTTTAAATTTATTCCACTTATTCCACAATTAGCTGCACATATAAATAATGTTTCAGATGCATTCTCTGAAAAAATATACTCAATTATGGAACATTGTGCCCTGGAACACCCACACCATACGTTACCTGTATTGTtagcattaaaaaatttatatggcgaTTATGAATATAGTACAACTCAGGCGAATAATGTGGTAGAACCAAGAGTGCTCGGCGCTCGAAAGTTGTTGCAGGAATTGACAAGAACAAATATTAGGCTAATTGTGCATGAAATGGAAAAGTTATCACACTCGTTAGTTATGTTAGCTAATCTTGAAACTTCTACAAGGAAAC ctGGTTCGATGGTTAATATACCGAAAAATCAAGAAATCTTgaaagttaaaaatttcaataatgtaCTTGTACCAACGCTGACAATAAATGTAAAATCGTCCAGAAATTACAATAACATAATTGGAATATCTAAATATTCAGGAACATATGAGACTGTTGGTGGTTTAAATACACCAAAAAAGATAATCTGTATTGGCACGGATGGAATTTCAAGATATCAATTAGTAAAG GGAAAAGATGACTTACGACAAGATGCTGTAATGCAACAAGTTTTTAGCGTAATGAATATACTGTTAAAAGCTTACAAAGAAACAAAACGGAGAAAGTTAATGATTCGAACATACAAG GTTGTTCCATTGACCCAAAGATCGGGAATATTAGAATGGTGTGATAATACAGTTCCCATTATATTTATACTGATAGGTTCAAATCCCAATTCTGGATTTCACGTGAAATATTACCCAAAAGATTATACAGCAAAAGACTGCAGGGACAAATTAtca GCAGTGGAAAAAGCATCAACTGACGCCAAATTGAAAGCATTTACGGACTGTTGTGCACATATGCATCCAGTactgcatcatttctttatggAAAAATATCCATCTCCTGAAACGTGGTTCGAGAGAAGATTAGCATACACTCGCAG CATAGCTACAACATCTATAGCGGGATATATTTTGGGCCTAGGAGATAGacatttaaacaatattttacttgACCAAACAACTGCTGAAGTAATTCATATTGATTTtg GTATAGCATTCGAACAAGGTAAGGTATTACCGATTCCTGAAACTATTCCGTTTCGGCTTACGCAAAATATTGAGGCCGCAATGGGTGTATCTGGAATAGAAGGGACGATGAGACAATGCTGCGAAAAGACTTTAACTGTTTTACGTGACCAAAGACAAATAATCATAACTTTACTACAAGTCTTATTGTATGATCCACTGTTCACATGGACTATAACACCTGCTAAAGCACGTAACATTCAAAGTGGGAGCTCGTCGAAACAAGTTGAAATTAATCAAA GTTCTACTGGAACTAACAAAACAGCAGGAAGAGCTCTGTTAAGAATAGAACAAAAACTCCAAGGTACCGAAGAAGGTTTAGCGTCAAGCATTTCTGGCCAAGTTGAAAGACTTATACAACAAGCACGTGATCCTATGAATCTTTCTCGTATATACTGCGGATGGCAACcatatttataa